Proteins from a genomic interval of Lycium ferocissimum isolate CSIRO_LF1 chromosome 2, AGI_CSIRO_Lferr_CH_V1, whole genome shotgun sequence:
- the LOC132047227 gene encoding glycosyltransferase BC10: MGLKLMRRSNSQKSQQRWKIKVFVMILLVFFFGTLIIMETQYSRIRMLALLSTPTVQNPKIAFLFIARNRLSLDIVWDAFFQGDKENKFSILVHSRPGFIFNKVTTRSAYFLNRQVNDSIQVDWGEASMIQAERILLQHALMDPLNERFVFISDSCIPLYNFSYTYDYIMSTPNSFVDSFADTKQGRYNPKMDPIIPVQSWRKGSQWAVLNRKHADIVVKDERLFPMFQLHCKKKPLPEFWRDQYVPPDTSKIHNCIPDEHYVQTLLAHQGLEDEITRRTLTHTSWNILANKERDRKGWHPVTYKLADATPTLIQSIKDIDNIYYETEYRREWCTSKDKPAPCFLFARKFTRPAALRLLTMSVLGLFHEETSDS, translated from the exons ATGGGCTTGAAATTGATGAGAAGGTCCAATTCCCAGAAATCTCAACAAAGATGGAAGATAAAGgtgtttgttatgattttacttgtttttttcttCGGGACTTTAATAATAATGGAGACGCAGTATAGTAGAATTAGAATGTTAGCGTTGCTCTCTACTCCTACagttcaaaatcccaaaattgcCTTTCTGTTTATAGCTCGGAATCGTCTGTCTTTGGACATCGTTTGGGACGCATTTTTTCAG GGTGATaaggaaaacaaattttcaatattGGTTCACTCACGACCAGGGTTTATATTTAACAAAGTAACGACAAGATCAGCGTATTTCTTGAATCGCCAAGTTAACGATAGTATAcag GTAGATTGGGGAGAAGCAAGCATGATCCAGGCAGAGCGGATTTTACTTCAGCACGCATTGATGGATCCTCTCAATGAACGATTTGTTTTTATTTCAGACAG TTGCATACCTTTGTACAACTTCAGCTACACATATGACTACATAATGTCTACGCCAAATAGTTTTGTTGACAG CTTTGCTGATACAAAACAAGGCCGCTACAATCCCAAAATGGATCCAATTATTCCCGTTCAAAGCTGGAGGAAAGGTTCTCAG TGGGCTGTTTTAAACAGAAAGCATGCAGATATTGTAGTGAAGGATGAAAGATTATTTCCTATGTTTCAGTTGCATTGCAAG AAAAAGCCACTACCTGAGTTTTGGCGGGATCAGTATGTG CCTCCAGATACATCCAAAATTCATAATTGTATACCTGACGAACACTATGTCCAAACTCTGCTTGCT CACCAAGGACTTGAAGATGAAATTACACGGAGGACACTGACTCACACTTCATGGAATATTTTAGCCAACAAGGAGCGTGATCGGAAAGGATGGCATCCCGTTACCTATAAATTAGCAGATGCTACTCCCACACTAATCCAATCTATCAAG GACATAGACAACATATATTATGAGACAGAATACCGGAGAGAGTGGTGCACCAGCAAGGACAAACCTGCCCCTTGCTTCCTCTTTGCAAGGAAGTTCACTCGTCCTGCAGCTCTGAGGCTTCTCACTATG TCTGTGCTTGGACTTTTCCACGAAGAAACGAGCGACTCTTGA